A DNA window from Candidatus Baltobacteraceae bacterium contains the following coding sequences:
- a CDS encoding DUF3311 domain-containing protein, with translation MVPLRAVLAAIPIAALTVAVPLVNRVDPRILGLPFVLFWILAWVFLTPVFLWTIGRLERRW, from the coding sequence ATGGTTCCATTGCGCGCGGTGCTGGCCGCGATACCGATCGCGGCACTCACGGTTGCCGTGCCGCTGGTCAACCGCGTCGATCCCCGCATCCTCGGCCTCCCGTTCGTGCTCTTTTGGATTCTGGCATGGGTCTTCTTGACGCCCGTGTTCCTGTGGACCATCGGGCGCCTGGAGCGCCGCTGGTGA
- a CDS encoding NAD(P)/FAD-dependent oxidoreductase — METYDVVVIGAGHNGLVCAALLAKSGRSVAVFEREPEIGGAAVSQTDVWPGYTLSMASYVLSTFDPWLIEELGLRSYGLEFYRKDPYAFTPLLDGRSLLLGSDGAANAREIAAFDPSDVAGFQAYGDVTDRAGKALFDSFSDPEPCFDNFDGDTQALLRGSAAELVEKYVKTPVLQAELVNDGLIGTYLGPRDPGTGYVLAHHLAGRVLGIQGAWAFVRGGMGSVTGAIASAARAHGAKIVSGRRVAKVLTFGERAIGVVLDDGTEIAAKAVASNAHPRTTFLDLLDGGQLPLDLVDKVLGWKTVGPSLKLNLALGELPNFTARPGTNPQPHHRATIHVAPTIEYLQRAYEDARAGGVSKEPLIECFLQTPTDPSLAPPGKHILSIFAQWFPCDRPDGWSPNARESAADSIVEILGRFAPNLPNAIEHRVILAAPDLERRFGLIGGHIFHGELLPGQIFEDRFATRTPIENLYLCGSGAHPGGCVSGFPGKRAAAAIHHDLRQKVGA, encoded by the coding sequence ATGGAAACCTATGACGTCGTCGTCATCGGCGCCGGGCATAACGGTCTGGTCTGTGCGGCGCTCTTAGCCAAGTCCGGCCGGTCGGTGGCCGTCTTCGAGCGTGAGCCCGAGATCGGCGGGGCGGCCGTCAGCCAAACCGACGTGTGGCCGGGCTACACGCTGTCGATGGCGTCGTACGTGCTCAGCACGTTCGATCCGTGGCTGATCGAAGAGCTCGGGCTGCGTTCGTACGGCCTCGAGTTCTATCGCAAAGATCCCTACGCGTTTACACCATTGCTCGACGGACGATCGCTGCTGCTAGGCAGCGACGGCGCCGCCAACGCGCGCGAGATTGCGGCTTTCGATCCGTCCGACGTCGCGGGGTTTCAAGCATACGGCGACGTCACCGATCGCGCCGGCAAAGCGCTGTTCGATTCGTTCTCCGATCCGGAGCCGTGCTTCGATAACTTTGACGGCGATACGCAGGCGCTGCTGCGCGGTTCGGCAGCCGAACTTGTCGAGAAGTACGTCAAGACGCCCGTACTTCAAGCCGAGCTCGTCAACGACGGATTGATCGGCACGTACCTCGGTCCGCGCGATCCCGGCACGGGATACGTGCTGGCGCACCATCTTGCGGGACGCGTGTTGGGCATTCAGGGCGCGTGGGCGTTCGTGCGCGGCGGCATGGGCTCGGTGACCGGCGCAATTGCGTCGGCTGCGCGCGCCCACGGCGCTAAAATCGTTAGTGGCCGTCGCGTCGCCAAGGTGCTCACCTTCGGCGAGCGCGCGATCGGCGTGGTGCTCGACGACGGCACCGAAATCGCCGCCAAAGCCGTCGCTTCCAACGCCCATCCGCGCACGACATTTCTCGACTTGCTCGACGGCGGCCAACTCCCGCTTGACCTCGTGGACAAAGTCTTGGGTTGGAAAACCGTCGGACCGTCGCTCAAGCTCAACCTCGCGCTGGGCGAACTGCCGAACTTTACGGCGCGTCCGGGAACCAATCCGCAGCCGCATCATCGCGCGACGATTCACGTCGCCCCGACCATCGAGTATTTGCAGCGCGCCTACGAAGACGCGCGCGCCGGCGGGGTAAGCAAGGAACCGTTGATCGAATGTTTCCTGCAAACGCCGACGGATCCGTCGCTCGCTCCCCCGGGCAAACACATTCTCTCGATTTTCGCGCAGTGGTTTCCGTGCGATCGCCCCGACGGCTGGTCGCCGAACGCGCGCGAGTCGGCCGCCGATTCGATCGTCGAAATCCTCGGACGCTTTGCGCCGAATCTTCCCAACGCCATCGAACACCGCGTCATCCTTGCGGCTCCCGATCTCGAGCGGCGCTTCGGTTTGATCGGCGGGCACATTTTCCACGGCGAGTTGCTGCCGGGACAGATCTTCGAAGATCGCTTCGCCACGCGCACGCCGATCGAGAATCTCTATCTCTGCGGTTCGGGCGCGCATCCCGGCGGCTGCGTCAGCGGCTTCCCCGGCAAACGCGCCGCCGCAGCCATTCACCACGATCTGCGACAGAAGGTAGGAGCATGA